The following proteins come from a genomic window of Candidatus Izemoplasmatales bacterium:
- a CDS encoding NAD(P)/FAD-dependent oxidoreductase encodes MIERELVVVGGGPAGLSSAIAAAESGAHVLVIDRAPILGGQLVKQTHKFFGSEQQYAKTRGFDIAKILIEKAAAFGDRIETWTEATVVALYPDRVLTVTRGGKYLKIHAGAIVVASGASERFLSFENNDLPGVYGAGAVQTLMNVYGVKPADRVLMVGSGNIGLIVSYQLMQAGVEIAAIVEASPKIGGYKVHASKVARLGVPILTSTSILRAEGDGRVKRAVTVSLDGAWNPIPGTEKTYEVDAVCVAVGLSPLATLLSMAGAMTHYIPEFGGHAPILTDEHESTIDSVFVAGDAAGVEEASSAMVAGRLAGLCAAKRLGHSSPDHDAKVADCHAQLQSLRNGPFGCKTCAGLAKMREVRDHA; translated from the coding sequence ATGATCGAGAGAGAACTCGTCGTCGTCGGCGGAGGACCCGCCGGCCTCTCGTCCGCGATCGCCGCGGCGGAATCCGGGGCGCACGTCCTCGTCATCGACCGCGCGCCGATCCTCGGCGGTCAGCTCGTGAAGCAGACCCACAAGTTCTTCGGGTCGGAACAGCAGTACGCCAAGACCCGCGGCTTCGACATCGCGAAGATCCTCATCGAGAAGGCCGCCGCGTTCGGCGATCGGATCGAGACGTGGACCGAAGCCACCGTCGTCGCCCTCTATCCCGACCGCGTCCTCACCGTGACGCGCGGCGGAAAATACCTGAAGATCCATGCCGGGGCGATCGTCGTCGCCTCCGGCGCCTCGGAGCGGTTCCTCTCCTTCGAGAACAACGACCTCCCCGGCGTCTACGGCGCCGGTGCGGTCCAGACGCTCATGAACGTCTACGGCGTCAAGCCGGCCGACCGCGTCCTGATGGTCGGATCCGGCAACATCGGCCTGATCGTCTCCTACCAGCTGATGCAGGCGGGCGTCGAGATCGCCGCGATCGTCGAAGCCTCGCCGAAGATCGGCGGGTACAAGGTCCATGCCTCCAAGGTCGCGCGCCTCGGCGTGCCGATCCTGACGTCGACCTCGATCCTGCGCGCGGAAGGCGACGGACGCGTGAAACGGGCCGTCACGGTTTCGCTCGACGGCGCCTGGAATCCGATCCCGGGGACGGAGAAGACGTATGAAGTCGACGCCGTCTGCGTCGCCGTCGGGCTCTCGCCGCTCGCGACGCTCCTCTCGATGGCGGGCGCGATGACCCACTACATTCCCGAATTCGGCGGTCATGCGCCGATCCTCACCGACGAGCACGAGTCGACGATCGATTCCGTCTTCGTCGCCGGCGACGCCGCCGGCGTCGAGGAGGCCTCCTCGGCGATGGTGGCCGGCCGGCTCGCCGGCCTCTGCGCGGCGAAGCGCCTCGGTCACTCCTCGCCCGACCATGACGCGAAGGTCGCGGACTGCCACGCGCAGCTTCAGTCGCTCCGCAACGGTCCCTTCGGCTGCAAGACCTGCGCCGGACTCGCGAAGATGAGGGAGGTGCGCGACCATGCTTGA
- a CDS encoding 4Fe-4S dicluster domain-containing protein, which produces MLDKNGSAERSQVLSRFFPETTLAKPKAILECYEDIPCNPCVTSCPTGAITIGPDINKQPVLDPDKCTGCAMCVSACPGLAIMVAQLKDGRAWFKIPYEFLPRPQKGELWDAAGRDGAILGTARIEAVVLSPKTRTPVVTVSTEKELLHLFATVVRPCTTTK; this is translated from the coding sequence ATGCTTGACAAGAACGGTAGCGCCGAACGTTCCCAGGTCCTTTCTCGTTTCTTCCCCGAGACGACCCTCGCGAAGCCCAAGGCGATCCTCGAGTGCTACGAGGACATCCCATGCAATCCCTGCGTCACCAGCTGCCCGACGGGCGCGATCACGATCGGTCCCGACATCAACAAGCAGCCCGTCCTCGATCCCGACAAATGCACCGGCTGCGCCATGTGCGTCTCCGCCTGCCCCGGCCTCGCGATCATGGTCGCGCAGTTGAAGGACGGCCGCGCCTGGTTCAAGATCCCCTACGAATTCCTGCCGCGTCCTCAGAAGGGCGAACTCTGGGACGCCGCCGGCCGCGACGGCGCGATCCTCGGGACCGCGCGAATCGAGGCCGTCGTCCTCTCGCCGAAGACCAGGACCCCCGTGGTCACGGTCTCGACGGAGAAGGAACTGCTCCATTTGTTCGCGACGGTGGTGAGACCATGCACGACGACCAAGTGA
- a CDS encoding (2Fe-2S)-binding protein, which yields MHDDQVILCRCEDVTLGDVRRLLREGYVTVEDLKRQLRIGMGPCQGTTCGSLLQREIATFLKKKPEDVPTARVRPFTTGVTLKAIAEAAKDEE from the coding sequence ATGCACGACGACCAAGTGATCCTGTGCCGCTGCGAGGACGTCACCCTCGGCGACGTCAGAAGACTATTGCGCGAAGGCTACGTCACCGTCGAGGATCTGAAGCGCCAGCTTCGGATCGGGATGGGTCCCTGCCAGGGAACCACCTGCGGATCCCTGCTCCAGCGCGAGATCGCGACGTTCCTCAAGAAGAAGCCCGAAGACGTGCCGACCGCCAGGGTCCGGCCGTTCACGACCGGCGTGACCCTGAAGGCGATCGCGGAGGCGGCCAAGGATGAAGAGTAA
- a CDS encoding FAD-dependent oxidoreductase gives MKNYDVIVIGGSAAGATAALTTRKHYPGKSVLMIKNVKNVPIPCGIPYIFGTVGDPLKNLLPTDTMMASNGVDVVQDEATKINREFKLVMTASGEGYTYAKLIVATGSNPIVPPIVGHDLANVFPIVKDAEYLKNMLETCRKADDFVIVGGGFIGVEMAEELKKLRPTANVTVVEMQAHCLQVVYDQDFCAIAEKALTDQGILLLTNETVAAIRGEGKAETVVLASGKSVKADVVVLGIGCTPNVRLAEEAGLKIGPARGILVNRQMMTSDDAIYACGDCADKVSFFDKKPSGMRLASIATAEARIAGANLFTARRVNDGVVGVFSTAIGKKTFAAAGLTEREAVQKGYRVVAAESEAVNRHPGSLPGAEPLKVRLLFETGSGLLLGGEVFGAVSGGELINVVGALIAKRTTADEIVLFQAGTHPLLTASPIAYQLVNAAESAIVKMNRYV, from the coding sequence TGTCATCGTCATCGGCGGCAGCGCGGCGGGAGCGACCGCGGCGCTGACGACCAGGAAACACTACCCCGGGAAGTCGGTCCTGATGATCAAGAACGTGAAGAACGTACCGATTCCCTGCGGCATCCCCTACATCTTCGGAACCGTCGGCGACCCGCTGAAGAACCTGCTTCCGACGGATACGATGATGGCGAGCAACGGCGTCGACGTCGTCCAGGACGAAGCGACGAAGATCAACCGCGAATTCAAACTCGTCATGACCGCATCGGGCGAGGGGTACACTTACGCGAAGCTCATCGTCGCAACCGGTTCGAATCCAATCGTCCCGCCGATCGTCGGCCACGATCTGGCGAACGTCTTCCCGATCGTCAAGGACGCGGAGTATCTCAAGAACATGCTCGAAACGTGCCGCAAGGCGGATGACTTTGTCATCGTCGGCGGCGGCTTCATCGGCGTCGAGATGGCGGAAGAGCTGAAGAAGTTGCGCCCGACGGCCAACGTGACCGTGGTCGAGATGCAGGCGCACTGCCTGCAGGTGGTCTATGATCAGGATTTCTGCGCCATCGCCGAAAAGGCGCTGACCGATCAGGGTATCCTGCTCCTGACGAACGAAACGGTCGCCGCGATTCGTGGGGAAGGCAAGGCCGAGACCGTCGTCCTCGCCAGCGGCAAGTCCGTCAAGGCGGACGTCGTCGTCCTCGGCATCGGCTGCACTCCCAACGTGCGTTTGGCCGAAGAGGCCGGCTTGAAGATCGGTCCCGCCCGCGGCATCCTCGTCAACCGTCAGATGATGACCTCCGACGACGCCATCTACGCCTGCGGCGACTGCGCCGACAAGGTCTCGTTCTTCGACAAGAAGCCTTCCGGGATGCGGCTCGCGTCGATCGCGACCGCGGAAGCCCGCATCGCGGGCGCCAACCTGTTCACCGCGCGTCGTGTGAACGACGGCGTCGTCGGCGTCTTCTCGACCGCGATCGGCAAGAAGACCTTCGCGGCGGCGGGACTCACCGAACGGGAAGCGGTCCAGAAGGGTTACCGCGTCGTCGCCGCCGAATCCGAAGCGGTCAACCGCCATCCGGGTTCCCTCCCCGGCGCCGAGCCGCTCAAGGTTCGTCTGCTGTTCGAAACCGGAAGCGGATTGCTGCTGGGTGGCGAAGTGTTCGGTGCGGTGAGCGGCGGCGAATTGATTAACGTCGTCGGCGCCCTTATCGCCAAGCGGACCACCGCGGATGAGATCGTGCTTTTCCAGGCAGGAACCCATCCCTTGCTCACCGCCTCCCCGATCGCTTACCAGCTCGTGAACGCGGCCGAAAGCGCCATCGTCAAGATGAACCGATACGTCTGA
- a CDS encoding (2Fe-2S)-binding protein — MRIERHPILDFPKKNDIPFTFDGSPMTGREGDTIAAALHAAGVMKLSESIKHHRPRGFYCAIGNCSSCHMVVDGVANVKTCVTPLKPGMDVRTQSGKGVVR, encoded by the coding sequence ATGCGAATCGAACGACATCCGATCCTGGATTTTCCCAAGAAGAACGACATCCCCTTCACCTTCGACGGTTCCCCGATGACCGGCAGGGAAGGCGATACGATCGCCGCCGCACTGCATGCGGCCGGCGTCATGAAACTCTCCGAAAGCATCAAGCATCATCGACCGCGCGGATTCTACTGCGCCATCGGCAACTGTTCCTCCTGCCACATGGTCGTCGACGGCGTCGCCAACGTCAAGACCTGCGTGACCCCATTGAAGCCGGGCATGGACGTCCGGACCCAGTCCGGCAAGGGGGTCGTGCGATGA